Sequence from the Paenibacillus tundrae genome:
AACTTAATTACTCCACTCTCTTCTATTTGATTTACAACTGGATGCTGCTCCATCCGCTTACATCACATTGCCCATGATCATTATTACCCACCGCAACCATTGTACCATCAGATTTAAGACCAATAGTATGAGCACAGCCTGCCGAAACAGCCCTCATGTCATGCCAACCACTTACATCGCATTGGTGATGTTTATTTAAACCCACCGCAACCAGCGTACCATCAGATTTAAGACCAACGGTGTGATAACTCCCCGCTGCAACTGCTACAATATCGCGCCAGCCGCTTACGTCGCACTCACCATCATTATTTCTACCCACTGCCACTACCGTGCCATCCGATCTAAGTCCAACAGTATGAAGATACCCCGCCGAAACAGACGATATGCTGCTCCATTCGTTTACGTTGCATTGCCGATATTTATTGTTACCCACCGCTGTTACCGTGCCATCTACTTTTAGCCCTACTGTATGCCAGTCACCCGCCGTGACTGCTACAATATCGCGCCAGCTACTTACGTTGCATTCACCTTCATTATTTCGACCCACCGCAACCACCAACCCATCTGATGTTACCCCGACAGTACGACACCAACCTGCTGCAACTGTTACAATATTGCTCCAATCGCTTACATTGCATTGGCCATGCTTATTCCAACCTACGGCCGTTACAGACCCATCAGATATAAGACCAACGGTATGGGCATTTCCCGTGTTTGTCGCCATATGTACATTACCAGCAACGACTGTGACGATACCACACCAATCGCTTACATTACATTGACCGTGTTTATTATCACCTACTGCCGTTACCGTTCCATCAGAAATAAGACCAACCGTATGACGACGACCCGCCGCTATGGTAACGTTACGTAAACGTATCGTCTCAAACTCCGCTTCCTTTCGTGAATTGTAGTCCATATTTTGCCTCCACAACAATTTAAAATTCTGTCAATTCTCCGTTAGCTCAACAATAATTCATCCGTTTAGGCGAGAGTCATCTCGTTCAACTAAAATTGTTACATTCTAGACTACTGAAGAATCGCTCAACAAAAACATCACCATATATTTTCTTCATATGTGCGGTGTTGAAAATATATTGTTCCATCTGCTCAAGCTTGCGCAGACTACGTACCAGTACCTTCCGATCATCGTCAGATAGATTATTGTCATCCTCAATCTTCGTCAAAGCATTTTTCACACGTGCGGATACCTGTTCAACATACAGATGATTTTTGGATTTTGGTGAAATACATTGTGTCAGGTCACAGCCCACAAAACGAACACCATCAAGGATACAGTTTTCAAAATTGGCGATTAGCTTTTGTCTGCCATTTCCCTCAAACGTGATATCCACTAGCTTGCCGGTAAAGGAACAATTGACGATTTTTGCCGCTTGTAATATCCGGTCATTGAATCTACATTTAACAAAAGTACAGTCGATAAACGTAGCATTCTCCAATGTCATGCCTCTCATATCGCAGGAGGAAAATTCGCAATTGGTGAAAATAGCTTCGTCTTGGGCAATACCAACTGAGCGCAAGTCGGAACGAATAAATGTACAATCATCAATCGTACTACCGGCAAAAAATTTCGCATTCGTAAGATCGCAGGTATCAAATACTAGATGATGCAGGTTACAGCTCCAAAATATCGGCGAGCCAACATTCGAGTTTATTATGGTTGATCCACTTATCGTTTCGTGTCCATACCTGACAATATCAGTAAACAATTCATTATCTACCGATATTCCTGACTCAAATTTTCTCATCCCTATCACCCTATAATTTCTTCGTTTAGATTATTGTTAGTATTTTTCAAGTTCTGATTTTAAATCCTCAATAAGCGTATCAACATCTAATAAAGCCTCACACTTCTTCTGAATCTACCACTTTTTTAATGAAGTATTCATAACGTATATTTGCAGGCAGATTGATGACAGATTCAAATTCTTTCTGATTCATAGTTCCTCCTAAGTGCTTAAAACACGGTTCGTTAGACTAGCGATTTGTATTGGTATAATTTACTCATTAAACTGTGTTCTCATCTTTGTTAAAGTTTACAAGCATTATGAAGACAAAGACAGGAGTTTTAATTGACATGAACGTTCTCAGTAAATCCATCATTACTCTGCTTTGCGTCACGACATTGGCGGGCGCGTATTTCAGCTTAACAGAGCATCAGAGTAAACGACAATTTGAGCAGCAGCAACAGAGCAATACGCAATACTGGTCGTATATGCAGTCGATCTACTTGCGTGAATTTGACTATGCGCTTGCGGAGTCCCTTGCAGCATCTTCAATTACAGATCGGCAAGCAGCACTTCAATCTGCGATTGAAAACGCCAATTATATCTTGCAATATGTAAGAATCGGATCCGTTACAATGAACTTTCAAAATGGGTCATTTGAGTCCTTTATCACGGACGCCAGCCGTTATTTGGCTTATCCTGCCAGCGAAAAGGAAATCTCGCTCAACGCGGATCAATTAGAACAAATTGAGCGTCTGAGAAAGTTTGCAAAGACCGCTCTGCCGTATCTCGAACAGATGAGATATAAAGCTGTTTACTCCTCTATATCAGATGTACAACAGGTCTCGACCGAAATGGAAGAGGCTTTGTC
This genomic interval carries:
- a CDS encoding pentapeptide repeat-containing protein, yielding MRKFESGISVDNELFTDIVRYGHETISGSTIINSNVGSPIFWSCNLHHLVFDTCDLTNAKFFAGSTIDDCTFIRSDLRSVGIAQDEAIFTNCEFSSCDMRGMTLENATFIDCTFVKCRFNDRILQAAKIVNCSFTGKLVDITFEGNGRQKLIANFENCILDGVRFVGCDLTQCISPKSKNHLYVEQVSARVKNALTKIEDDNNLSDDDRKVLVRSLRKLEQMEQYIFNTAHMKKIYGDVFVERFFSSLECNNFS
- a CDS encoding RCC1 domain-containing protein — translated: MDYNSRKEAEFETIRLRNVTIAAGRRHTVGLISDGTVTAVGDNKHGQCNVSDWCGIVTVVAGNVHMATNTGNAHTVGLISDGSVTAVGWNKHGQCNVSDWSNIVTVAAGWCRTVGVTSDGLVVAVGRNNEGECNVSSWRDIVAVTAGDWHTVGLKVDGTVTAVGNNKYRQCNVNEWSSISSVSAGYLHTVGLRSDGTVVAVGRNNDGECDVSGWRDIVAVAAGSYHTVGLKSDGTLVAVGLNKHHQCDVSGWHDMRAVSAGCAHTIGLKSDGTMVAVGNNDHGQCDVSGWSSIQL